A genomic region of Oryza glaberrima chromosome 1, OglaRS2, whole genome shotgun sequence contains the following coding sequences:
- the LOC127760220 gene encoding uncharacterized protein LOC127760220, producing the protein MGRGKFKGKPTGRRNFSTPEEIAAGTSGRPRTFKKNLAEEEKEEEEDDIEESEEEESEDESEGKAKHKGTEGLIQIENPNLVKAKNIKAKEVDLGKTTELSRREREEIEKQKAHERYMKLQEQGKTEQARKDLERLALIRQQRADAAKKREEEKAAKEQRKAEARK; encoded by the exons atgggcagGGGGAAGTTCAAGGGCAAgcccaccggccgccgcaaCTTCTCCACCCCCGAGGAGATCG CTGCTGGTACTTCAGGTCGTCCACGCACATTTAAGAAG AATTTAGCTgaggaggaaaaggaggaggaagaagacgacatAGAAGAATCTGAAGAGGAAGAATCTGAAGATGAGTCTGAAGGGAAGGCT AAACATAAAGGAACTGAAGGTCTTATTCAGATTGAAAACCCGAACTTAGTGAAAGCAAAGAATATAAAAGCCAAGGAAGTTGAT CTCGGAAAGACAACTGAGCTCTCGAGGCGTGAAAG agaggagatcgagaaacAGAAAGCTCATGAGCGCTATATGAAGCTTCAGGAGCAAGGAAAAACAGAACAAGCTAGGAAAGATTTGG AACGTCTTGCTTTAATAAGACAACAAAGAGCTGATGCTGCAAAGAAACGTGAAGAGGAGAAAGCTG CCAAAGAACAGAGGAAGGCTGAAGCACGCAAATAA
- the LOC127779029 gene encoding uncharacterized protein LOC127779029 has protein sequence MWWRAARARRRIAGARAASTSAAAAGEKSCRAVVVPRFGGPEVLEVRQGVPVPDLKPGDVLVRARAVSINPLDLRMRSGYGRSIFEPVLPLIIGRDISGEVAATGTSVSSFTIGQEVFGALHPTAIRGTYTDYAILSQDELTSKPSTLSHVEASAIPFAALTAWRALHGTARISEGQRVLVIGGGGAVGLAAVQLAVAAGCSVSATCGTKSIEQVLAAGAEKAIDYTAEDTESAVKGKFDAVLDTIGVPETERIGINVLRRGGHYMTLQGEAAALADRYGLAVGLPAATAVLLKKQMQYRYSHGIDYWWTYMRADSEGLHEIQRLSGAGKLQIPVEKTFPISKVREAHEAKEKRLVPGKVVLEFD, from the exons ATGTGGTGGAGGGCCGCGAGGGCTCGCCGGCGGATCGCcggggcgcgggcggcgtccacgtcggcggcggcggcgggggagaagaGCTGCCGCGCCGTGGTGGTGCCTCGGTTCGGAGGGCCGGAGGTGCTGGAGGTGAGGCAGGGGGTGCCGGTGCCCGATCTGAAGCCGGGGGATGTGCTCGTGCGCGCGCGGGCCGTCTCCATCAACCCTCTGGACCTGCGA ATGCGGTCTGGTTATGGGCGTTCAATATTTGAGCCAGTCCTACCTCTGATCATTGGCCGGGATATAAGTGGTGAAGTTGCAGCTACAGGGACTTCTGTGTCGTCCTTTACTATTGGGCAAGAAGTGTTTGGTGCTTTGCATCCAACAGCCATAAGAGGGACATACACCGATTATGCAATTCTTTCACAGGATGAGCTTACTTCCAAACCATCTACACTCAGTCATGTG GAGGCTAGCGCTATACCATTTGCTGCTTTGACTGCATGGCGTGCTTTACATGGTACGGCTCGAATTTCTGAAGG ACAAAGAGTACTTGTGATTGGTGGAGGTGGGGCTGTTGGGCTAGCTGCTGTTCAGCTTGCAGTAGCTGCAGGGTGTAGCGTTTCTGCAACCTGTGGAACTAAAAGTATTGAACAAGTGTTGGCCGCTGGTGCTGAAAAAGCTATCGATTACACTGCTGAG GATACTGAATCAGCAGTTAAAGGAAAGTTCGATGCCGTGTTGGATACCATAGGAGTACCTGAAACTGAGAGAATTGGCATTAATGTTCTGAGGAGAGGCGGACACTATATGACCCTTCAG GGAGAGGCGGCTGCCCTAGCAGATAGATATGGATTAGCTGTGGGACTtcctgctgctactgctgtttTACTAAAGAAACAAATGCAGTACCGTTATTCTCATGGAATAG ATTATTGGTGGACATACATGAGAGCTGACTCTGAAGGACTTCATGAGATACAGAGGCTGTCTGGAGCTGGGAAATTGCAGATACCGGTGGAGAAGACATTTCCCATCAGCAAAGTAAGAGAAGCTCACGAGGCCAAGGAGAAAAGGCTGGTGCCTGGCAAGGTGGTTTTAGAATTTGACTAG
- the LOC127766158 gene encoding uncharacterized protein LOC127766158, which produces MPAIRRPRTCVWDVEETRNHWIQEVGEPIWRGSCMICGIGVPFRTAAVSSTAGAAGSAAWRAPRQLHPTSSSAFLEGTCSEALLSLRKAEKGIGAGFLEDAATSIPLRHGRAALLVLWHSI; this is translated from the exons ATGCCTGCGATTAGGCGGCCACGGACGTGCGTGTGGGACGTCGAGGAGACGAGGAATCACTGGATCCAGGAGGTCGGTGAACCGATTTGGAGAGGGAGCTGCATGATCTGTGGCATTGGTGTCCCGTTTCGGACAGCGGCGGTCTCCAGTACGGCGGGTGCTGCTGGATCTGCCGCATGGAGGGCTCCTCGTCAGCTCCATCCTACCTCTTCTTCTGCCTTTTTGGAAGGAA CTTGTAGTGAAGCTTTGTTGAGCTTACGCAAAGCAGAGAAGGGCATCGGCGCGGGGTTCCTAGAGGATGCTGCCACCTCCATCCCCTTGCGTCACGGCCGTGCTGCCCTACTGGTCCTCTGGCACAGCATCTAA
- the LOC127760867 gene encoding trans-resveratrol di-O-methyltransferase-like: MDASSNSDLAADELLRAQAELWNHIFAYTKSMSLRCAVELGIPDAVHRRGGAVTVPELVAELALPRSREPFLRRLMRLLAHGGIFDAAAGAEDAYGLTAVSRLLVSAPGGAGQGLSPFARAMLHPIIVSPSISLASWFRAAAADDDDEGADAPRVPFAAVHGGRELWAVAKDDPGFGAAFNDAMACDGRFVMDVLLHGHQHGGAQLFRGITSLVDVGGGSGGAARAIAAAFPHVRCTVLELPQVVATVPPGDGGVEFVAGDMFDHVPKADAVLLRWILHGWGDEECVRILRRCREAVPAREDGGRVIVMDLVVGSSSSLGDGVRDTETQLLWDVMMMGVVGSPERDEREFCKIFHDAGFSGYKILHVLGIRSVIEVYP; this comes from the exons ATGGACGCCAGCAGCAActccgacctcgccgccgacgagctcctccgggCCCAAGCTGAGCTGTGGAACCATATCTTCGCGTACACCAAGTCCATGTCCCTCCGCTGCGCCGTCGAGCTCGGCATCCCTGACGCCGTCcaccgccgtggcggcgccgttACGGTTCCCGAGCTCGTCGCGGAGCTCGCGCTGCCGCGCTCCAGGGAGCCCTTCCTGCGCCGCCTCATGCGGCTGCTCGCGCACGGTGGCATCTTCGACGCGGCCGCGGGTGCGGAGGACGCCTACGGGCTCACCGCGGTCTCGCGTCTCCTCGTCTCCGCGCCCGGGGGCGCGGGGCAGGGGCTCTCGCCGTTCGCGCGCGCCATGCTGCACCCCATCATCGTGTCGCCGTCCATCTCTCTGGCCTCGTggttccgcgccgccgccgccgacgacgacgacgaaggagCGGACGCGCCGCGCGTGCCGTtcgccgccgtccacggcgGGCGCGAACTCTGGGCGGTGGCGAAGGACGACCCGGGGTTCGGCGCGGCGTTCAACGACGCCATGGCGTGCGACGGCCGCTTCGTGATGGACGTGCTCCTGCACGGCCACCAACACGGCGGCGCGCAGCTGTTCCGGGGGATCACTTCGCTGGtggacgtcggcggcgggtccggcggcgccgccagggccatcgccgccgcgttccCTCACGTCAGGTGCACCGTCCTCGAACTACCGCAAGTCGTCGCGACCGTCCCACCAGGCGACGGAGGCGTCGAGTTCGTCGCCGGGGACATGTTCGACCACGTCCCCAAGGCCGACGCCGTCCTCCTCAGG TGGATCCTGCATGGGTGGGGGGACGAGGAGTGCGTGCGGATACTGCGGCGGTGCAGAGAGGCGGTGCCGGCGAGGGAGGACGGCGGGAGGGTGATTGTGATGGACCTGGTGGTGGGATCGTCGTCGAGCTTGGGAGATGGCGTGAGGGACACGGAGACGCAGCTGCTGTGGGACGTGATGATGATGGGGGTGGTGGGGAGCCCCGAGCGCGACGAGCGGGAGTTTTGCAAGATATTCCACGACGCGGGCTTCAGCGGCTACAAGATCCTGCACGTCCTGGGCATCCGGTCCGTCATCGAGGTTTACCCATGA
- the LOC127779035 gene encoding uncharacterized protein LOC127779035 — MSAAPAASGWLRPSATARLCEAGFFTDYTNPATTRICIGRRRSGAPRNIAGLQVASSNLGRCKIAHVKSGDADGYPMTEDLSIDEETLQRNLHTAIQEEDYSRAAKIRDDLRILHEDTKASLLAANTRFYNAFKNGDLAAMYSLWAKGDHVYVIHPAAGRISGYDVVMQSWEMVCGTDYEFPLNIDLKNVEVHVHGDLGYVTCLEVVKTKGRTWGKQVATNVFEKVDGTWRMCVHHASHIEE; from the exons ATGTCTGCGGCGCCGGCTGCGAGCGGCTGGTTGCGGCCGTCCGCGACCGCGCGGCTCTGCGAGGCGGGGTTCTTCACCGATTACACCAACCCCGCCACTACGCGGATCTGCATCGGCCGGAGGCGGAGCGGTGCGCCGAGAAACAT TGCAGGGCTTCAAGTTGCATCATCCAATTTGGGCCGATGCAAAATTGCTCATGTTAAAAGTGGAGATGCTGATGGTTACCCAATGACTGAAGATTTGTCAATTGACGAGGAAACCCTGCAGCGTAATTTACATACAGCCATCCAGGAAGAAGATTATTCCCGGGCTGCAAAGATAAGGGATGATCTGCGCATCCTCCATGAAGATACCAAAGCTTCCCTCCTTGCAGCAAACACACGGTTTTACAATGCTTTCAAGAATGGCGATCTTGCAGCGATGTACTCTTTATGGGCTAAGGGTGACCATGTATATGTTATCCATCCTGCTGCGGGTCGGATATCAGGTTATGACGTGGTCATGCAAAGCTGGGAGATGGTATGTGGCACAGATTATGAGTTCCCACTAAACATTGATCTGAAAAATGTAGAGGTTCATGTGCATGGTGACCTTGGTTACGTCACATGCTTGGAAGTGGTTAAGACCAAAGGAAGAACATGGGGGAAGCAAGTCGCCACAAACGTCTTCGAGAAGGTTGATGGCACATGGCGCATGTGTGTTCACCATGCATCACACATAGAGGAATGA
- the LOC127779045 gene encoding OPA3-like protein — protein MVLPLVKLGSLAFRTLSKPIAARLKHNAGIHPKFRGFIIGLAQVNHRFTTNMQRRLYGRATDIHIRPLNEEKAIQAAADLLGELFVFSVAGTAIIYEVQRSARAEARKEEIRKQEIEARKQRIEELASEVQMMKKRISEIERQQDERRALPNSRGSTTATPMQAASAAAAAAAKAKHQQPTAAAA, from the exons ATGGTGCTGCCATTGGTGAAGCTCGGGTCGCTCGCGTTCCGGACGCTGAGCAAGCCCATCGCGGCCCGCCTCAAGCACAACGCCGGGATCCACCCCAAGTTCCGCGGCTTCATCATCGGCCTCGCCCAG GTAAACCATCGTTTCACTACAAACATGCAGAGGCGGCTTTATGGCCGTGCAACTGACATTCACATTCGGCCCCTGAATGAGGAGAAGGCAATTCAAGCTGCCGCAGATCTTCTTGGTGAACTATTTGTTTTCTCG GTCGCTGGTACTGCAATCATCTACGAGGTGCAGAGAAGTGCTAGGGCAGAAGCCAGAAAAGAGGAGATCCGTAAGCAGGAAATCGAG GCGAGAAAGCAGAGGATAGAGGAGCTAGCCAGTGAGGTGcagatgatgaagaagaggatCAGTGAGATCGAGCGGCAGCAGGACGAGAGACGGGCCCTTCCGAACTCCCGCGGCTCCACCACTGCCACTCCGATGCAGGCAgcttcggcggcagcggcagcagcagcaaaggcAAAGCATCAGCAGCCCACGGCCGCTGCTGCTTAG
- the LOC127771215 gene encoding uncharacterized protein LOC127771215 produces the protein MATGMLLRGLRSAASRTSPVFPTTASSPAPYVSPLLRRLYSAAAASAAASPALGPGGALDPSRIRNVAVIAHVDHGKTTLMDRLLRQCGADIPHERAMDSISLERERGITIASKVTSVSWKENELNMVDTPGHADFGGEVERVVGMVEGAVLVVDAGEGPLAQTKFVLSKALKYGLRPILLLNKVDRPSVSEETCNEVESLVFDLFANLGATEEQLDFPVLYASAKEGWASLEFTKSPPDNAKNMSALLDSILQHVPSPKADLEAPFQMLVSMMERDFYLGRILTGRVRSGVVRVGDKVHGLRSTDDGVQKIEDGKVVKLMKKKGTSMVIVEAAGAGDIISMAGLAAPAIGHTVSNSDILTALPTIELDPPTISMTFGVNDSPLAGRDGTHLTGAKIGNRLMAEAETNLAINVLPGPLSESYEVQGRGELQLGILIENMRREGFELSVSPPKVMYKTDRGERLEPIEEVTVEVDEEHVGFVMETLTHRKGEVMDMGPVPGTTGRTRIFLTCPSRGLVGFKGIFSSFTRGTGFMHRAFQAYAKYRGQLGNVRKGVLVSVGKGLITSHALMSLEARGILFVSPGMEAYEGMIVGEHSRDSDLDINPVRTKELTNIRAPGKDENVRLSPPRLMSLEEAIGYVAADELIEVTPKVIRLRKKYLDATKRKMMKNKPMD, from the exons aTGGCCACGGGCATGCTGCTCCGCGGCCTCCGCTCGGCGGCGAGCCGGACGAGCCCTGTCTTCCCGACCACCGCCTCGTCCCCGGCGCCCTACGtctcgccgctcctccgccgcctctactcggccgccgccgcgtcggcagCCGCCTCCCCGGCCCTGGGGCCCGGAGGCGCCCTCGACCCGTCCCGCATCCGCAACGTGGCGGTGATAGCCCACGTCGACCACGGGAAGACGACGCTGATGGACCGGCTCCTGCGGCAGTGCGGCGCCGACATCCCACACGAGCGCGCCATGGACTCCATCAGCCTCGAGCGCGAGCGCGGCATCACCATTGCCTCCAAG GTCACTTCTGTCTCTTGGAAGGAGAACGAACTCAACATGGTTGATACACCTGGTCACGCTGATTTTGGTGGCGAA GTCGAGAGAGTTGTTGGAATGGTTGAAGGGGCGGTCTTGGTTGTTGATGCTGGGGAGGGACCTTTAGCGCAGACCAAGTTTGTACTTTCAAAGGCTTTGAAGTATGGCTTGCGCCCAATTCTCCTTCTCAACAAGGTTGACAGGCCATCAG TTTCGGAAGAGACCTGCAATGAAGTAGAGAGCTTGGTGTTTGATCTATTTGCAAATCTTGGTGCTACAG AAGAACAGTTAGACTTCCCAGTTCTTTATGCATCGGCTAAAGAAGGCTGGGCTTCTCTAGAATTCACCAAGAGCCCTCCTGATAATGCGAAAAATATGTCTGCATTGCTTGATTCCATTTTACAGCATGTGCCTTCTCCAAAAGCTGACCTTGAGGCTCCATTCCAAATGTTG GTTTCCATGATGGAACGCGATTTTTATCTAGGACGAATACTGACTGGACGAGTAAGATCTGGGGTTGTCCGTGTTGGTGACAAAGTGCATGGTCTTCGTAGCACAGATGATGGTGTTCAGAAGATCGAAGATGGAAAG GTTGTCAAGCtcatgaaaaagaaaggaacaagTATGGTAATAGTAGAGGCTGCAGGAGCTGGCGACATAATTTCAATGGCTGGATTGGCTGCTCCAGCAATTGGGCATACTGTGTCAAATTCAGAT ATTTTGACTGCCCTTCCTACAATTGAGTTGGACCCTCCCACAATATCTATGACTTTTGGTGTGAATGATTCACCACTGGCTGGTCGCGATGGCACTCAT CTAACTGGAGCGAAAATAGGCAACCGCCTAATGGCAGAAGCAGAAACGAACCTGGCAATTAATGTTCTTCCTGGACCATTATCAGAATCTTATGAAGTTCAAGGAAGGGGAGAACTTCAGTTAG GAATCTTGATTGAGAATATGCGCCGCGAAGGATTTGAGCTTTCAGTTTCACCCCCAAAAGTGAT GTATAAAACAGACCGTGGAGAAAGGTTAGAGCCTATTGAAGAAGTAACTGTTGAG GTAGACGAGGAGCATGTTGGATTTGTCATGGAAACCCTGACACACAGGAAGGGTGAAGTAATGGACATGGGCCCTGTTCCAGGGACAACTGGGAGAACTCGGATCTTTTTGACCTGCCCATCTAG GGGTTTGGTGGGATTCAAAGGAATATTCAGCAGCTTTACACGTGGAACTGGGTTTATGCATCGCGCTTTCCAGG CATATGCTAAATACAGAGGTCAgctgggcaatgttagaaaagGAGTTCTG GTATCTGTCGGCAAGGGACTTATCACTTCACATGCACTTATGAGTTTAGAAGCTCGTGGTATTCTGTTTGTTTCTCCTGGGATGGAG GCGTACGAAGGCATGATTGTTGGAGAGCACTCACGTGACAGTGATCTTGAT ATCAATCCTGTGAGAACTAAAGAACTTACAAACATTCGAGCTCCAGGAAAGGATGAAAATGTCAGGCTTTCTCCACCACGATTG ATGAGTTTGGAAGAGGCAATTGGATATGTTGCTGCAGATGAGCTTATTGAG GTTACTCCCAAGGTCATTCGGCTTCGGAAGAAATATCTGGATGCCACGAAACGTAAGATGATGAAAAACAAACCAATGGATTGA
- the LOC127785648 gene encoding transcription factor VOZ1-like: protein MGRGPAAGRSSAGAARHQQFRARAKTRVDDLQEMFSGLQSARKEARSTDAAVLEAQLHQMLREWRAELSVSSSPASSLQQGNNRELSDPPSETLRLLQLAAAEEEEDDATSKLVEQQQQHPPSANQAHGHPQAQGGQDMKPEPPEEAVASPADLTVPQQPQSPGQGVLASGGGMLAPAAAAVFHDQMYYVNQELTVEDFLYDDNYKMYLPGYNSDVLNNLESTGQLEYPQFNLPQELPPNAYLDTSNCGQNAGDVFLHMSDLLNTMSPVPAAFLRPKCALWDCPRPAQGSERWQDYCSMYHADLAVKEEGPPGTMPVIRPRGIDLKDGPLFAALSAKIQGKHVGIPVCEGAATAKSPWNAPELFDLYIFEGESIREWLFFDKPRRAFESGNRKQRSLPDYNGRGWHESRKQVMKDFGGLKRSYYMDPQPSNSYEWHLYEYEINDCDAFALYRLEFKSSDAKKTAKSKLACNPLNEIQQQMVRLSADSPVENKRSARSRTKANPNDINSNIYLVQNTTVQGSIPNAYQAVSQPDQMTYLNGNVVYGPHLPYGYSTERSDFYWSSNDGA from the exons atggggaggggcccggcggcggggaggtcgtcggcgggggcggcgcggcaCCAGCAGTTCAGGGCGCGCGCCAAGACCCGCGTCGACGACCTCCAGGAGATGTTCTCCGGGCTCCAGTCCGCGCGCAAGGAGGCCCgctccaccgacgccgccgtgctcgAGGCGCAGCTCCACCAGATGCTCCGCGAGTGGCGCGCCGAGCTCagcgtctcctcctccccggcctcctccctccag CAGGGGAACAACCGGGAGCTGTCGGATCCGCCGTCGGAGACGCTGCGGCTGCTGCAgctggcggcggccgaggaggaggaggacgacgccacCAGCAAGCTcgtcgagcagcagcagcagcacccgCCATCGGCTAACCAGGCCCACGGCCACCCGCAGGCGCAGGGCGGCCAGGACATGAAGCCGGAGCCACCGGAGGAAGCGGTGGCCTCCCCGGCTGATCTGACGGTGCCGCAGCAGCCGCAGTCGCCAGGTCAGGGAGTTCTGGCGAGTGGTGGAGGGATGCTGGcacctgccgctgccgcggtGTTCCATGATCAG ATGTATTATGTTAACCAGGAACTTACTGTTGAGGATTTCCTTTATGATGATAATTACAAGATGTATCTTCCTGGATACAATTCAGATGTTCTCAATAATCTGGAAAGTACTGGTCAGCTGGAATATCCACAGTTCAATTTGCCACAAGAGTTACCCCCTAATGCATATCTTGATACGAGTAACTGTGGACAAAATGCTGGAGATGTTTTCCTCCACATGTCAGACTTGCTCAATACAATGTCTCCAGTACCTGCTGCATTCCTGAGGCCCAAATGCGCTCTCTGGGACTGCCCTCGGCCTGCTCAAGGATCAGAAAGGTGGCAAGATTATTGCAGCATGTATCATGCTGATTTGGCCGTGAAGGAAGAGGGTCCACCAGGCACAATGCCTGTGATCCGTCCAAGAGGTATCGATTTAAAAGATGGCCCTCTGTTTGCTGCCCTCAGTGCAAAAATCCAAGGAAAGCATGTTGGTATTCCTGTCTGTGAAGGGGCTGCAACTGCGAAGTCCCCATGGAATGCACCTG AACTTTTTGATCTGTACATTTTTGAGGGTGAATCTATTAGAGAGTGGCTGTTCTTTGACAAGCCAAGACGAGCATTTGAGAGTGGAAATCGAAAGCAAAGGTCATTGCCAGATTACAATGGCCGTGGTTGGCATGAATCAAGGAAGCAAGTGATGAAAGACTTTGGGGGTCTGAAGAGGTCCTATTACATGGATCCACAACCATCTAACAGCTATGAATGGCACCTCTATGAGTATGAGATCAATGATTGTGATGCTTTTGCCCTATACAGGCTTGAATTCAAGTCCTCTGATGCAAAGAAAACTGCTAAGTCAAAATTAGCTTGTAACCCACTGAATGAAATCCAGCAGCAAATGGTTAGGCTGAGTGCAGATAGCCCTGTCGAAAACAAACGGTCTGCCCGCAGCAGGACAAAGGCTAACCCAAATGATATCAATAGCAACATCTACTTAGTTCAGAACACTACAGTTCAAGGCAGTATTCCAAATGCTTATCAGGCAGTGTCACAACCGGACCAGATGACATATTTGAATGGCAATGTTGTTTATGGGCCTCATCTCCCATACGGTTACTCAACTGAAAGAAGCGACTTCTATTGGAGCTCAAATGATGGAGCTTGA